The Candidatus Acidiferrales bacterium genomic sequence TTCCTGCCGCAAAAGCATCCGGGCGAGGAAGAGATGACTCGCCCCGGAATCTTCAGGGACGTTGAACATGGTCGCGAAAGCCTTCCTCGCTTGGGCGTAGTTCTTGGTTTGAATGTAGCAGAGGCCCAGGACGTAGGAAGCGTCCACATTGGCCACCGGATACCAGGACCGTACCTTCTCCAGCAGCGGAATGGCTTCCGCCGGTCTGCCGGTGAGGTAATAGGAAAGCCCAAGCAACTGGACAGCTTCTTTGTCGTTTGGGTCCTCCTGCACCGCCCGCTTCAGGTACGGAAGCGCTTGCGCGAAATTGCTCATCTTGTAGTAAGCGGTCCCCAAGCCCCGCGCCACTCCCTTGAGGTTTGGCTCGCGGAGTTCCATTTCTTTCAGGCGGGCGATGGCCTCATCAATCTTGCCCTGTTCGATAAGGGCGCGCGCAACCGTGATTTCCTCCGCTCGCTCTTGAACCTGAGAGGGAGCACTCTGGGGTCGGGCGTGGACGAAAGTCATGAAAGAAAGCAGGAGCAAAGAGCTACCCGTAGCAAGGCGTCTGGACACCATCTTGATTTACCTCGTGACTCAGGGTCTGTTGAGCGATGCCCTAAGGTTAGCCCAAAAATTGGATCGTGGGGAGAGTGACTTCCGGTGCCCGACAAGTTTCAATCCGTAAAACGCGCCGCAACAAAAAGGGAGCCCACCCGGGCTCCCTTTGATCTCGCCGTTGGTAGAGCTTTGAGCTAGAAGTGGAGCCTGATGCCCCACTGCACGTTGCGCATCGCT encodes the following:
- a CDS encoding tetratricopeptide repeat protein, with amino-acid sequence MVSRRLATGSSLLLLSFMTFVHARPQSAPSQVQERAEEITVARALIEQGKIDEAIARLKEMELREPNLKGVARGLGTAYYKMSNFAQALPYLKRAVQEDPNDKEAVQLLGLSYYLTGRPAEAIPLLEKVRSWYPVANVDASYVLGLCYIQTKNYAQARKAFATMFNVPEDSGASHLFLARMLLRQEFDPVAEEHAQKAVALDPKLPLAHFLLGELYMYKSRIPEAIAEFEKELEINRAHAATYYKLADAYSRVMKFEEAERLLQRSIWLDATASGPYVLMGKVLLKKGETELATRMLQRALKMDPNNFVGHHLLGQAYQKMGKTEEAERELKLAEQLQKAQTANP